The proteins below are encoded in one region of Streptomyces cyanogenus:
- a CDS encoding YrhB domain-containing protein → MISEKEAREIANSFLQASRDVAEPELAIDWGRVRVKEGYLIAPYNSVQFLETRDSSIQLLDCWPILVDMSTGQARFGLLEEREFWRNR, encoded by the coding sequence ATGATTTCGGAAAAAGAGGCTCGCGAGATTGCGAACTCCTTCCTGCAGGCTAGTCGGGACGTCGCCGAGCCGGAGCTGGCGATCGACTGGGGGCGAGTTCGAGTGAAGGAGGGCTATCTCATTGCCCCTTATAATTCAGTCCAATTTCTGGAGACTCGTGACTCTAGTATCCAGCTTCTGGACTGCTGGCCGATTCTGGTGGACATGAGTACCGGACAGGCAAGATTCGGCCTCCTGGAAGAGCGGGAGTTCTGGAGGAACCGCTAA
- a CDS encoding helix-turn-helix domain-containing protein, translated as MARTPDPLPQRDDPVINLARFLRTTQADASTITEPMTLKKISQLSGVSEGSLSKAHNGDPRISWRTVEGWVRACRGDLMAARRLWNKVHEMQQATAPADAAALQARAFGYWEHTRGRAIVPGLETEAQFLLCLSALRKYVGMSLRELSQATERSGVPYSHATLGAVLTGKRAMTFEHLAAILAGCGVPVRQQQGWARAFAKFDPARDVRTGWNPRSLRRSRLVEPAGEQVEEVVSSPARMRFASVLERALTEEGVTIKVFAARAKLDMPLVDRLFAGKFLPAHMLARASEAAAGASPRTRRELTVLVQALVRSLTPGERREWGRFCRESGIAESWAG; from the coding sequence ATGGCCCGTACCCCTGACCCGCTCCCCCAGCGGGACGATCCAGTGATCAATCTCGCGCGGTTCCTGCGTACCACGCAGGCCGACGCCAGCACGATCACCGAGCCCATGACCTTGAAGAAGATCTCGCAGCTGTCCGGGGTCTCGGAGGGCTCGCTGTCCAAGGCGCACAACGGCGACCCCCGCATCTCGTGGCGGACCGTGGAGGGCTGGGTCCGCGCTTGCCGCGGTGACCTCATGGCCGCGCGCCGCCTGTGGAACAAGGTCCACGAGATGCAGCAGGCGACAGCCCCCGCCGACGCGGCCGCACTGCAGGCCCGGGCGTTCGGCTACTGGGAGCACACCCGCGGCCGGGCGATCGTGCCGGGCCTGGAGACCGAGGCGCAGTTCCTCCTCTGTCTGAGCGCGCTGCGCAAGTACGTGGGCATGTCGCTGCGCGAGTTGTCGCAGGCCACCGAGCGCAGCGGTGTCCCCTACAGTCACGCCACCCTGGGTGCCGTCCTGACGGGAAAGCGCGCCATGACCTTCGAGCACCTGGCCGCGATCCTGGCCGGCTGCGGCGTGCCGGTACGCCAGCAGCAGGGGTGGGCGCGCGCCTTCGCCAAGTTCGACCCTGCGCGTGACGTGCGCACCGGCTGGAACCCGCGCTCCTTGCGCAGGTCCCGCCTGGTGGAGCCGGCCGGCGAACAGGTCGAGGAGGTCGTCTCCTCCCCCGCGCGCATGCGCTTCGCGTCCGTGCTGGAGCGTGCGCTGACGGAGGAGGGCGTGACCATCAAGGTGTTCGCCGCGCGCGCCAAGCTGGACATGCCGCTCGTCGACCGCCTGTTCGCGGGCAAGTTCCTGCCCGCCCACATGCTCGCCCGGGCGAGCGAGGCGGCTGCCGGGGCGAGCCCCCGGACCCGGAGGGAGCTCACCGTCCTGGTGCAGGCGCTCGTGCGCTCCCTCACCCCCGGGGAACGGCGGGAGTGGGGCAGGTTCTGCCGCGAGAGCGGCATCGCCGAGTCCTGGGCCGGGTAA